From the genome of Anopheles merus strain MAF chromosome X, AmerM5.1, whole genome shotgun sequence, one region includes:
- the LOC121597009 gene encoding 39S ribosomal protein L38, mitochondrial — translation MAFFMHRSCEYLLVRPNVLQTFCVRNGHQLRGKPPGVAKTLVQRLQGEKVLDPEIARPVNIGFPHIKPARSVQLSERLQHLKAQRNNAELERLSRERKLQIDLEQVRADWVKTSGPFHIKRIAEHYGVFEHLFGAAYFVPRVALDIQYQAGELLHPVKYGNILKPSETQSAPQVQFDGNFNFTGQPVSGDQQSWWSLLLTNPDGHFEDSEKEYCHWFVANIPNGDVTSGEELVPYLQPFPAKGTGYQRHIFVLYKQTSRLDFSQYRITDAFDLPARTFRTLDFYRQHQDSITPAGLAFFQSDWDTSLPDFYREKLQLQHPVFEYDFPAPYIREQEWFPLRKPFNLYMDKYRDPAQIRKEYLARKLAKTHPFDGPEPPLRYPNAHAINNVPSWLRTEMKKDRLGWGRINDI, via the exons ATGGCTTTCTTTATGCATCGTTCCTGTGAATATTTACTAGTTAGGCCGAACGTGCTACAAACGTTTTGCGTTCGTAATGGCCATCAGCTGCGCGGTAAGCCGCCGGGCGTTGCCAAAACGCTTGTGCAGCGATTGCAAG GTGAGAAAGTATTAGATCCGGAAATTGCCCGGCCCGTTAACATTGGATTTCCCCACATTAAACCGGCGCGATCGGTTCAATTGTCCGAGCGTCTTCAACACCTCAAAGCCCAAAGAAACAATGCTGAGCTAGAGCGGCTGTCGCGAGAAAGGAAGT tgcaAATCGACCTAGAGCAAGTGCGTGCAGATTGGGTGAAAACGAGCGGTCCTTTCCACATCAAGCGGATTGCCGAACATTacggtgtgttcgagcatcTGTTCGGAGCTGCTTATTTTGTGCCGCGCGTAGCGTTGGACATCCAGTACCAGGCAGGCGAATTGCTTCATCCCGTGAAGTATGGAAATATTCTGAAGCCGAGCGAAACACAATCTGCCCCGCAGGTGCAGTTTGATGGAAACTTTAACTTTACTGGGCAGCCGGTCAGTGGGGACCAGCAAAGCTGGTGGTCTTTGCTGCTGACCAACCCGGATGGACATTTTGAGGATAGTGAAAAGGAATATTGCCACTGGTTCGT AGCAAACATTCCCAACGGAGACGTTACGAGTGGGGAAGAGCTGGTTCCATATCTGCAGCCGTTCCCTGCTAAGGGCACCGGGTACCAGCGACACATTTTTGTGTTGTACAAGCAGACAAGTCGCCTAGATTTCTCGCAGTACCGGATAACAGACGCATTTGATTTACCAGCGCGCACATTCCGCACGCTTGATTTCTACCGCCAGCATCAAGACAGCATCACGCCCGCCGGTCTAGCGTTTTTCCAATCTGATTGGGATACCAGCCTGCCTGACTTTTACAGAGAAAAGCTACAGCTGCAACATCCCGTGTTCGAATACGATTTTCCCGCACCATACATCCGCGAACAAGAATGGTTTCCACTGCGCAAGCCGTTCAACCTGTACATGGACAAGTATCGCGATCCGGCCCAAATCCGAAAAGAGTATCTAGCACGAAAGCTCGCCAAAACGCATCCATTTGATGGGCCTGAACCTCCGCTGCGTTATCCGAACGCTCATGCGATAAACAATGTACCATCCTGGCTGCGCACGGAAATGAAAAAGGACCGTCTGGGATGGGGTAGGATAAACGATATTTGA
- the LOC121593592 gene encoding xenotropic and polytropic retrovirus receptor 1-like, whose protein sequence is MKFAEHLSAHITPEWRKQYINYEEMKAMLYTANEEAPALDSVEEDVRKRHFANFDENFYHYCDQELKKINTFYSEKLAEATRKYAALNTQLRTTLEGQQKSKSKGHSHKPINLPYRKAQELKLAFSEFYLSLILLQNYQNLNHTGFRKILKKHDKILASDNGARYQKEHVEMSHFFINKDIDKLINDTETTVTTQLEGGDRQRAMKRLRVPPLGEQQSPWTTFKVGLFSGSFVVLFVAVILSAVFHDSATGENLKIAFRLYRGPLLLIEFIFLIGVNIYGWRSSGVNHVLIFELDPRNHLSEQHLMEMAAIFGVVWTLSLLSFLYSTSLSIPPYINPLLMTVIMIAFLINPLRVFRYEARFWLLKTIGRMIAAPFFHVGFADFWLADQLNSLVTALLDFQFLTCFYVTNGNWLEAGNTRQCMEESYILRPIVNCLPAWFRFAQCLRRYRDSREAFPHLVNAGKYATTFCVVIFATLRSANASKYEDSSENVFLWLWLISSVVSSCYAYTWDIKMDWGLFDKNAGENRFLREEIVYSMPFFYYFAIIEDLLLRFVWILSYALTENKLISGDLMTSILAPLEVFRRFVWNFFRLENEHLNNCGKFRAVRDISIAPIDSNDQVIILKMMDEEDGVINRYTKHNRPKPKKMKDDRRALLPAFKTTHEVIPPDATNVKQA, encoded by the exons ATGAAGTTCGCCGAGCATCTTTCTGCACACATTACTCCAGAATGGCGCAAACAGTACATCAACTACGAG gaaATGAAAGCGATGCTTTATACGGCAAACGAAGAAGCACCAGCCCTGGACAGTGTGGAGGAGGATGTTCGGAAACGGCACTTTGCAAACTTTGACGAAAATTTTTACCACTACTGCGACCAGGAGCTGAAAAAGATAAACACTTTTTACTCGGAAAAGCTGGCGGAAGCGACTCGCAAATATGCCGCGCTTAACACGCAGCTAAGAACCACGCTGGAGGGCCAGCAGAAGAGCAAAAGCAAAGGTCACAGCCATAAGCCGATCAACTTGCCGTACCGGAAGGCACAGGAGTTGAAACTCGCCTTCAGCGAGTTCTATCTCAGCCTGATTCTGTTGCAGAACTATCAGAACCTAAACCATACCGGTTTCCGCAAGATACTGAAAAAGCACGACAAAATATTGGCCTCCGACAATGGGGCCAGATATCAGAAGGAGCACGTGGAAATGAGCCATTTCTTCATCAACAAGGATATCGACAAGTTGATCAACGATACCGAGACGACGGTAACAACCCAGCTTGAGGGTGGTGATCGGCAGCGGGCTATGAAGCGGCTGCGTGTGCCACCGTTGGGAGAGCAGCAAAGTCCCTGGACCACGTTTAAGGTGGGCTTGTTCAGCGGCAGCTTTGTGGTGCTGTTTGTTGCGGTGATCTTGTCGGCAGTTTTCCATGACAGCGCCACTGGGGAGAATCTCAAGATCGCCTTTCGGCTGTACCGTGgtccgctgctgctgattgAGTTCATCTTCCTGATTGGCGTTAACATTTACGGCTGGCGTTCGTCCGGTGTAAACCACGTGCTCATCTTCGAGCTGGACCCGCGCAACCATCTGTCCGAGCAGCACCTGATGGAGATGGCCGCCATCTTTGGCGTCGTGTGGACGCTAAGCCTTTTGAGCTTCCTCTACAGCACCAGCCTGAGCATACCGCCTTACATTAACCCGCTGCTAATGACTGTGATCATGATCGCGTTCCTCATCAATCCGTTGCGCGTGTTCCGGTACGAGGCACGCTTCTGGCTGCTGAAAACGATTGGACGAATGATAGCGGCACCGTTCTTTCACGTCGGTTTCGCCGATTTCTGGCTGGCTGATCAGCTCAATAGTCTCGTAACGGCGCTGCTGGATTTTCAATTTCTTACCTGCTTCTACGTTACGAATGGAAATTGGCTCGAGGCCGGCA aTACTCGTCAATGTATGGAGGAAAGTTACATACTTCGTCCAATAGTAAATTGCCTTCCTGCATGGTTTCGGTTTGCACAGTGCTTGCGCCGATATCGTGATTCACGAGAAGCCTTCCCGCATTTAGTAAATGCAGGGAAATACGCGACAACCTTCTGTGTTGTCATATTTGCAACGTTACGATCCGCGAATGCTT CCAAATATGAAGACTCCTCAGAAAACGTGTTCCTCTGGCTGTGGTTGATTAGCTCCGTTGTCTCATCGTGCTACGCCTATACATGGGATATCAAGATGGATTGGGGATTGTTCGACAAGAACGCCGGGGAGAACAGATTCCTCCGAGAGGAGATTGTTTATTCCATGCCA TTTTTCTACTATTTTGCAATTATAGAAGATCTGCTGTTACGATTTGTGTGGATACTGTCATACGCACTTACGGAAAACAAGCTAATCAGTGGTGATCTAATGACGTCTATCTTGGCACCGCTGGAAGTATTTCGCCGTTTCGTGTGGAACTTCTTTCGACTTGAAAACGAGCATCTTAATAATTGTGGTAAATTCCGTGCCGTGCGAGACATTTCCATCGCTCCAATAGATTCCAATGATCAAGTCATCATACTCAAAATGATGGATGAAGAAGATGGTGTCATTAATCG atatACCAAGCATAACCGACCAAAGCCTAAAAAGATGAAAGATGACCGTAGAGCTTTGTTGCCGGCTTTTAAGACTACACATGAAGTCATCCCACCCGATGCGACGAACGTTAAACAAGCTTAG
- the LOC121595962 gene encoding uncharacterized protein LOC121595962, producing MQLHVRGLNTHVLDVQPGDSISHVKAVLAGLESVDAQELNLYCEGVPLGEDVTVSQLTSVELDLTVSLLGGKVHGSLARAGKVKGQTPKVEKKEKKKKKTGRAKRRIQYNRRFSSVVQAYGRRRGPNANSA from the exons ATGCAGCTGCACGTTCGAGGTCTAAACACGCACGTCTTGGACGTCCAGCCGGGTGACAGCATTAGCCATGTTAAG GCTGTTCTGGCAGGACTAGAGTCCGTCGACGCTCAGGAACTGAACCTCTACTGCGAAGGCGTACCACTCGGCGAGGATGTGACCGTATCTCAGCTGACCTCGGTCGAACTGGACCTCACCGTCAGCCTGCTCGGTGGTAAGGTGCACGGTTCGCTCGCCCGTGCCGGCAAAGTGAAGGGACAAACGCCCAAGGtcgaaaagaaggaaaagaagaagaagaagacgggCCGTGCTAAGCGTCGCATTCAGTACAACCGGCGTTTCTCGAGCGTGGTGCAGGCGTACGGACGCCGCCGCGGTCCGAATGCCAACTCAGCCTAA